One genomic region from Triticum urartu cultivar G1812 unplaced genomic scaffold, Tu2.1 TuUngrouped_contig_2887, whole genome shotgun sequence encodes:
- the LOC125527097 gene encoding protein tas-like, with protein sequence MQQMALSAFVTTPSSSYSNNLPGLTARRSQRWHARRLRSKVRAQAQQELQYKKLGDSDLLISEITLGTMTFGEQNTEKEAHDMLSYSFDQGINILDTAEMYPVPTKKETQGRTDLYIGRWMQSKPRDKVILATKVSGYSERSTYLRDNAEVVRVDAANIKESVEKSLSRLSTDYIDLLQIHWPDRYVPIFGEFSYNSTKWRPSVPFEDQLKAFQELIDEGKVRYIGVSNESSYGVMEFVQAAKLQGLPKIVSIQNSYSLIVRCRFEVDLVEVCHPNNCNVGLLAYSPLAGGVLSGKYLDANSAGAKRSRLNLFPGYMERYNASLAKEATDEYVKLAKKHGLTPVQLALGFVRDRPFTASTIIGATTMDQLKENIDAFTSAPRPLPPQVFDDIEILFKKYKDPAIL encoded by the exons ATGCAACAAATGGCGCTATCTGCGTTCGTCACGACCCCCTCCTCGTCATATAGCAATAACTTACCGGGGTTGACTGCCCGCCGGTCTCAAAGATGGCACGCGAGACGCCTGCGCAGCAAGGTTCGAGCGCAGGCACAACAAGAGTTGCAGTATAAGAAGCTTGGAGATTCAGACCTTCTTATCAGCGAGATTACTCTTGGAACA ATGACTTTTGGGGAGCAAAACACAGAGAAGGAAGCACATGATATGCTTTCTTATTCTTTTGATCAGGGCATCAATATCCTGGACACTGCAGAAATG TATCCAGTTCCAACAAAGAAGGAAACTCAAGGGCGGACTGATCTATATATAGGCAGGTGGATGCAATCCAAGCCACGAGACAAG GTGATTCTAGCCACCAAAGTTTCTGGTTATTCAGAGCGATCTACTTATCTTCGGGATAATGCAGAGGTGGTACGTGTCGATGCCGCCAATATCAAGGAAAGTGTTGAAAAGAGTCTTTCACGTTTATCTACAGACTACATTGATTTGCTTCAGATACACTG GCCCGATAGGTATGTGCCAATATTTGGCGAATTCAGTTATAATTCAACCAAATGGAGGCCAAGCGTTCCATTTGAGGATCAATTGAAAGCTTTCCAGGAGCTAATTGATGAAGGAAAG GTACGCTATATCGGTGTTTCCAATGAAAGCTCATATGGAGTAATGGAGTTTGTACAGGCTGCCAAACTTCAAGGACTTCCAAAGATTGTGAGCATCCAGAACAGTTATAGTCTAATTGTGAGATGCCGCTTTGAAG TTGATCTTGTTGAGGTCTGCCACCCAAATAACTGCAATGTGGGGCTGCTTGCCTACTCCCCACTGGCGGGTGGCGTTCTCAGCGGAAAGTATCTTGATGCTAACTCTGCTGGTGCAAAGAGGAGCAGGCTGAATCTCTTCCCGGGATACATGGAGCGCTACAACGCGTCTTTGGCTAAA GAAGCAACGGACGAGTATGTCAAGCTTGCCAAGAAGCATGGGCTAACACCGGTCCAGCTTGCCCTCGGCTTTGTGCGTGACCGCCCTTTCACAGCTAGCACCATCATAGGAGCGACCACCATGGATCAGCTAAAGGAGAACATCGATGCATTTACCAGCGCTCCGCGGCCTCTGCCACCGCAAGTCTTCGATgacattgagattcttttcaagAAATACAAAGATCCAGCAATCCTCTAG
- the LOC125527096 gene encoding uncharacterized protein LOC125527096 yields the protein MAQRISSTPCDASGCEATEEAPLLDVEKGAPEERGTASPADDGGVETSGCRRFFQEFLAVVWLCMVNQMRIAYNAYGDTETRPFMVLLMVMLALTVANVFHLVSTQPAYPPAQSTSVLH from the exons ATGGCACAGCGGATCTCCTCGACGCCGTGCGACGCGTCCGGCTGCGAGGCGACGGAGGAGGCGCCGCTGCTGGACGTCGAGAAGGGCGCACCCGAAGAACGCGGCACGGCGTCGCCGGCGGACGATGGGGGCGTGGAAACATCCGGCTGCCGGCGCTTTTTCCAG GAGTTCTTGGCCGTTGTGTGGCTGTGCATGGTGAATCAGATGAGGATAGCCTATAACGCCTACGGTGACACCGAAACGAGACCGTTCATGGTGCTTCTGATGGTAATGCTCGCCTTGACTGTCGCCAACGTGTTTCACTTGGTCAGCACGCAGCCTGCGTACCCTCCGGCACAATCTACCTCCGTGCTTCACTGA